In Paraburkholderia acidisoli, one DNA window encodes the following:
- a CDS encoding amidohydrolase family protein: MIIDCHGHFTTVPASFKAWRAKQIECADDAANAPSREAAHVSDDEIREAIVNGQLKLQRERGSDLTLFSPIAGLMSHHLGNERTSLEWAELSNDLVYRVTELFPDNFAPVCQLPQSPGAAPANSVPELRRCVEQLGFVGCNLNPDPSGGYWTGKPVTDREWYPLYEALVDLDVPAMIHVASSCNACHHGTGAHYLNADTSVFMQILQSELFKDFPTLRIVIPHGGGAVPYHWGRYRGMSLEMKERPLETLLNNVFFDSCVYHQPGIELLTKVIPTDNVLFGSEMIGAVRGKDPRTGQYFDDTKRYLDACPMLSDEDRHQIFEGNARRVYPRLDQRLKARGK; this comes from the coding sequence ATGATCATCGATTGTCACGGTCATTTCACGACCGTCCCCGCATCGTTCAAGGCGTGGCGCGCGAAGCAGATTGAATGTGCCGACGATGCGGCCAATGCGCCTTCGCGCGAAGCGGCGCATGTTAGCGACGACGAAATTCGCGAGGCCATCGTGAACGGGCAACTCAAGCTTCAGCGCGAGCGCGGCAGCGATCTCACGCTGTTCTCGCCCATTGCGGGTTTGATGAGCCATCACCTCGGCAACGAGCGCACGAGCCTCGAATGGGCCGAACTCTCGAACGATCTCGTGTATCGCGTGACGGAATTGTTTCCGGACAATTTCGCGCCGGTGTGCCAGTTGCCGCAGTCGCCGGGCGCGGCCCCCGCGAACTCGGTGCCGGAGTTGCGGCGTTGCGTGGAGCAATTGGGTTTTGTCGGCTGCAATCTGAACCCCGATCCGAGCGGCGGTTACTGGACCGGCAAACCGGTGACCGACCGCGAGTGGTATCCGCTCTATGAAGCGCTGGTCGATCTCGACGTGCCCGCGATGATCCACGTGGCTTCGTCGTGCAATGCGTGTCATCACGGCACCGGCGCGCATTACCTCAATGCGGATACGTCGGTGTTCATGCAGATCCTGCAGTCGGAGCTGTTCAAGGATTTTCCCACGCTGCGTATCGTGATCCCGCACGGTGGCGGCGCGGTGCCTTATCACTGGGGACGTTATCGCGGCATGTCGCTGGAAATGAAAGAGCGCCCGCTGGAAACGCTGCTCAACAACGTCTTCTTCGATTCCTGCGTGTATCACCAGCCGGGCATCGAACTGCTCACCAAGGTGATTCCCACCGACAACGTCCTGTTCGGCTCGGAGATGATCGGTGCGGTGCGCGGCAAGGATCCGCGTACCGGTCAGTATTTCGACGACACCAAACGCTATCTCGACGCGTGCCCCATGCTGTCGGACGAGGATCGCCACCAGATCTTCGAAGGCAACGCGCGGCGCGTCTATCCGCGTCTCGACCAGCGCCTCAAGGCGCGCGGCAAATGA
- a CDS encoding amidohydrolase family protein, protein MTQIVDIHPHIISDDEGRYPPAPLFGKRSEWSKERPTTVETLIEAMDAAGIAKAAVVHSSTTYGFDNSYVVDGCAKYPHRLVAVGSVDVLQPDAPQTIRAWVKRGLVGLRLFTGGSTQAFDPSQLENPASFAAWEVCAELKLPMCITTGAVGLPQVKALAQRFPQVAIVLDHMTRPDLKDGAPYARAANFFELAALPNVYLKLTPKNGDDAKSGAATPETFFPKLIAEFGAQRLAWGSNYPTSPGTPGEIFQTMRDTLECVSAEDRAWIFGKTAQRLYPALA, encoded by the coding sequence ATGACCCAGATCGTTGATATTCACCCGCACATCATTTCCGACGACGAAGGCCGTTATCCGCCCGCGCCGCTGTTCGGCAAGCGCTCCGAATGGTCGAAGGAGCGGCCCACCACGGTCGAAACGCTGATCGAAGCCATGGACGCGGCGGGCATCGCCAAGGCGGCGGTCGTGCATTCGTCCACGACCTACGGGTTCGACAACAGCTATGTGGTGGACGGCTGCGCGAAATATCCGCACCGGCTCGTTGCCGTAGGTTCCGTCGACGTCCTGCAACCGGACGCGCCGCAGACCATTCGTGCGTGGGTGAAGCGCGGCCTCGTGGGCCTGCGTCTCTTCACGGGTGGCAGCACTCAGGCGTTCGACCCAAGCCAGCTGGAAAACCCGGCCTCGTTCGCGGCATGGGAAGTCTGCGCCGAACTGAAATTGCCGATGTGCATCACCACGGGTGCGGTCGGGTTGCCGCAGGTGAAGGCCCTCGCGCAGCGCTTTCCGCAGGTCGCCATCGTGCTCGATCACATGACGCGTCCCGACCTGAAGGACGGCGCACCGTACGCCCGCGCCGCGAACTTCTTCGAACTGGCGGCACTGCCAAACGTATACCTGAAACTCACGCCGAAGAATGGCGACGACGCGAAGAGCGGAGCGGCCACGCCAGAGACGTTTTTCCCCAAACTGATTGCCGAGTTCGGCGCGCAGCGGCTCGCGTGGGGCTCGAATTATCCGACTTCGCCCGGCACGCCCGGCGAGATTTTTCAAACGATGCGCGACACGCTCGAATGCGTGAGCGCGGAAGATCGCGCGTGGATTTTCGGCAAGACCGCGCAGCGGCTTTATCCCGCGCTCGCGTGA
- a CDS encoding HpcH/HpaI aldolase family protein yields MSDARLNSIIRAFESGKPAMTAFAKLDKQTAIEMSDAPYDGIVFEMEHNPYDVAALGDALQYMLNRREIAESGSIAPRVTPIARIPSNGVEMNQAFAKQVLDRGCYGVIWPHVSTVEQAYNAVASCRYARPKQAPLYEPKGVRGDGPATAARYWGLSAADYYAKADVWPLAPHGEILVGLMCESVEAIENLDDMLANVPGIGFVLIGEGDLSQQLGYARQYDHPEVLGAMAKIVETCHRHKVIVGHPHVTAKNYQRVLQEGYRFLMSAPSRSYGVVNETRELAGY; encoded by the coding sequence ATGAGCGACGCACGCCTCAACAGCATCATCCGCGCCTTCGAATCGGGCAAGCCGGCCATGACGGCTTTCGCGAAACTCGACAAGCAAACCGCCATCGAAATGAGCGATGCGCCGTATGACGGCATCGTGTTCGAAATGGAGCACAACCCTTACGACGTGGCCGCGCTCGGCGACGCGCTCCAGTACATGCTCAATCGCCGGGAGATTGCCGAGTCGGGTTCCATTGCGCCGCGCGTCACACCCATCGCGCGCATTCCGTCGAACGGCGTGGAAATGAATCAGGCCTTCGCGAAACAGGTGCTCGACCGCGGCTGCTACGGCGTGATCTGGCCGCACGTTTCGACCGTTGAGCAAGCTTATAACGCCGTGGCGTCGTGCCGTTACGCCCGGCCGAAGCAGGCGCCGCTTTACGAGCCGAAGGGCGTGCGTGGCGACGGCCCGGCCACGGCCGCGCGCTACTGGGGCTTGAGCGCGGCGGACTACTACGCGAAGGCGGATGTGTGGCCGCTCGCGCCGCACGGCGAAATTCTGGTGGGCTTGATGTGCGAGAGCGTCGAGGCCATCGAGAACCTCGACGACATGCTCGCCAATGTGCCCGGCATTGGTTTCGTCTTGATCGGCGAGGGCGATCTCAGCCAGCAACTGGGCTATGCGCGCCAGTACGATCATCCCGAAGTGCTGGGCGCGATGGCGAAGATCGTCGAGACCTGCCATCGGCATAAAGTCATCGTGGGTCATCCGCACGTCACGGCAAAGAATTATCAACGCGTGTTGCAGGAGGGCTATCGTTTCCTGATGTCGGCGCCTTCGCGCAGTTATGGCGTGGTCAACGAGACACGCGAGCTGGCCGGATATTGA
- a CDS encoding substrate-binding domain-containing protein, with amino-acid sequence MATNQTAKPTLRVNLDVHPLTRAMRDGRVTTDLVTLDYCGPSPAHNGFKAMLQDDAYDAGELAIVTFLQAKAYGKPFVLLPVPVLGRLQHHCAVYNARYGVIGPKDIEGTKVGVRSYAQTTGLWIRGVLQHEYGVDPARVQWTTLEDGHLAEYADPAGCERLPHGASIAQRMLDGELAAALLGAPDMPKDPDVRTLIPDAHEAAKDWFAREGVVPINHMFVVHEALSKQRPDIVRELYRMLAASRALAHDLPSIFPPIGLEANRKCLQLAIDWAMEQKIIARRLSVDELFDDVTATL; translated from the coding sequence ATGGCGACGAATCAAACGGCTAAGCCCACCTTGCGCGTCAATCTCGACGTGCATCCCCTCACGCGAGCCATGCGTGACGGACGCGTGACCACGGATCTCGTCACGCTCGATTACTGCGGGCCGTCTCCCGCGCACAACGGCTTCAAGGCCATGTTGCAGGACGACGCCTACGACGCGGGCGAGCTTGCGATCGTCACGTTCCTGCAGGCGAAGGCGTACGGCAAGCCCTTCGTGCTGCTGCCCGTGCCCGTTCTCGGACGGCTGCAACATCACTGCGCGGTCTATAACGCGCGCTATGGCGTGATCGGCCCGAAGGATATCGAAGGCACAAAGGTGGGCGTGCGCTCGTATGCGCAGACCACCGGCTTGTGGATTCGCGGCGTCTTGCAACACGAGTACGGTGTCGACCCCGCGCGAGTGCAGTGGACGACGCTCGAAGACGGCCACCTTGCGGAATACGCCGACCCGGCGGGTTGCGAGCGACTGCCGCACGGGGCCTCGATCGCCCAGCGCATGCTCGACGGTGAGTTGGCCGCCGCATTGCTCGGCGCACCCGACATGCCGAAGGACCCCGACGTGCGCACGCTGATTCCCGATGCGCACGAAGCGGCAAAAGACTGGTTCGCGCGCGAGGGCGTCGTGCCCATCAATCACATGTTCGTCGTGCACGAAGCGCTTTCGAAGCAACGGCCGGATATCGTGCGCGAACTGTATCGGATGCTCGCGGCAAGCCGCGCACTGGCCCACGATCTGCCGTCGATTTTTCCGCCTATCGGCCTCGAGGCTAATCGCAAGTGCCTGCAGCTCGCGATCGACTGGGCGATGGAGCAGAAGATCATTGCGCGGCGCCTCAGTGTGGATGAACTCTTCGACGACGTGACGGCGACGCTTTGA
- a CDS encoding porin — translation MGTMSGVAQAQSSVTLSGIVDGGIRYTDTSAGTTYSMANTGWYTSNRWLLTGNEDLGGGWVTYFRLESGFIESTGALNNTNNILFKRASYIGMRGPYGNLVVGNQFTVAHDVVYNSDPFNLLYPVLIPLSAATAGFIVNNDVKYITSVGGLTVRAENSFGGVTGNFNAASSRAVGAQYQWNWLRVGAAYSYRTVLSGTVYQPDNYVTAGAELTFGKLRLAGGYMNDNEDQNKPVADIRTLNYWGGATYDLSPSVRIGASCYITDLPNQHGKRTLGVASVTYALSKSTLLYAEMDYTKYAGSYITNTALNAQKVPHQLGAAIGINHSF, via the coding sequence ATGGGGACGATGAGCGGCGTGGCGCAGGCACAGTCGAGCGTCACGCTGTCCGGCATTGTCGACGGCGGTATCCGTTATACAGACACGAGCGCGGGCACCACGTACTCCATGGCCAATACGGGTTGGTACACGTCCAATCGCTGGCTCCTGACCGGCAACGAAGATCTGGGCGGCGGCTGGGTCACGTACTTCCGGCTGGAATCGGGTTTTATCGAAAGCACGGGCGCGTTGAACAATACCAACAACATCTTGTTCAAACGGGCTTCGTATATCGGCATGCGCGGGCCTTACGGCAACCTCGTGGTCGGCAACCAGTTCACGGTTGCGCACGACGTGGTCTATAACTCGGACCCGTTCAACCTGCTGTATCCCGTGCTGATTCCGCTTTCGGCGGCCACGGCGGGGTTCATCGTCAACAACGACGTGAAATACATCACCTCGGTGGGCGGCTTGACGGTGCGCGCCGAAAATTCGTTTGGCGGCGTGACCGGCAATTTCAACGCGGCCTCGTCCCGGGCGGTGGGCGCGCAGTATCAATGGAACTGGTTGAGAGTGGGCGCGGCCTATTCGTATCGCACCGTCCTTTCGGGCACGGTCTATCAGCCGGACAACTATGTCACGGCGGGCGCGGAACTCACTTTCGGCAAGCTGAGACTGGCCGGCGGCTACATGAACGACAACGAGGATCAGAACAAGCCGGTCGCGGATATCCGCACGCTCAACTACTGGGGCGGCGCAACGTATGATCTGAGTCCGAGCGTACGGATTGGCGCGAGCTGCTACATCACGGATTTACCGAACCAGCATGGCAAACGCACGCTTGGCGTCGCCAGCGTCACGTACGCGCTCAGCAAGTCGACCTTGTTGTACGCCGAAATGGATTACACGAAGTACGCCGGGAGTTACATCACGAATACCGCGCTCAATGCGCAGAAGGTCCCGCATCAGCTGGGCGCGGCGATCGGTATCAACCACAGTTTTTGA
- a CDS encoding MFS transporter, giving the protein MTGARVAQTSAEKPWAILILLTIGWTISFIDRTSLSSAMADKHFIHEFGLTSVDRGWLGSAIFWSYAVLQLPMGWVVDRFGVKWPYAICFALWCVAAAATSLSHSLPSLFVVRLLIGASEAVVLPASYRYIANRFDEAHKGTATGIFSLGGKVGPAIGAAIAAWLIVTYSWKDMFVLTGLLGMVWLVPWLLMVKNDFPTREQLAAAKRRAKSVPLRNLLVSPVVWGGFIMTFCYTYFVFYCATWMPSYLVEQRGLSLMKSGMLTFVSFISVAIVAVTAGWAADRIIARGRDALVVRKAFVVAGALGGMTVLLGAYAQSQEAALFWNVASLSLAGLATANNLALSKLTLIPKQAIGLSTGILTIATSLAGGVSASLCGWLLHVGKSYTLPMLSVCIFLGIGAVSAIVLMRREWAPKVNEVVD; this is encoded by the coding sequence ATGACTGGAGCGCGCGTCGCACAAACGTCGGCCGAGAAGCCATGGGCGATTCTGATTCTTTTGACGATCGGATGGACCATTTCCTTCATCGACCGTACGAGTCTTTCTTCGGCGATGGCGGACAAGCATTTCATTCACGAGTTCGGGCTGACGAGCGTGGATCGCGGCTGGCTCGGTTCGGCCATCTTCTGGTCGTATGCGGTCCTGCAGTTGCCGATGGGCTGGGTCGTCGACCGCTTTGGCGTGAAATGGCCCTATGCGATCTGCTTTGCGCTGTGGTGCGTCGCGGCGGCCGCGACCAGCCTTTCGCATTCTTTACCGTCGCTATTCGTGGTGCGGCTGTTGATCGGCGCGAGCGAGGCCGTGGTGTTGCCCGCGAGCTACCGGTATATCGCCAATCGTTTCGACGAAGCGCACAAGGGCACGGCTACGGGCATTTTCTCGCTGGGCGGCAAGGTCGGACCGGCGATCGGTGCGGCCATTGCCGCCTGGCTGATCGTGACGTATTCGTGGAAGGACATGTTCGTGCTGACGGGACTGCTGGGCATGGTCTGGCTGGTGCCCTGGCTGCTCATGGTCAAGAACGATTTCCCGACTCGAGAGCAACTTGCGGCGGCCAAGCGTCGCGCGAAAAGCGTGCCGCTGCGCAACCTGCTGGTGAGCCCCGTGGTGTGGGGCGGTTTCATCATGACGTTCTGCTACACGTACTTCGTGTTCTATTGCGCGACGTGGATGCCGTCCTATCTCGTCGAACAGCGCGGCCTTTCGCTGATGAAATCCGGCATGCTCACCTTCGTGAGTTTCATCTCCGTGGCGATCGTTGCGGTGACGGCGGGCTGGGCCGCCGACCGCATCATCGCGCGTGGCCGCGACGCGCTGGTGGTGCGCAAGGCGTTCGTCGTGGCCGGTGCGCTCGGAGGCATGACGGTCCTGCTCGGTGCGTATGCGCAATCCCAGGAGGCGGCATTGTTCTGGAACGTCGCTTCGCTGTCGCTGGCGGGTTTGGCCACGGCCAACAATCTCGCGCTGTCGAAACTGACGCTCATTCCCAAGCAGGCGATTGGTTTGAGCACGGGGATCTTGACGATCGCGACGAGTCTCGCGGGCGGTGTGTCGGCGAGTTTGTGCGGATGGCTGCTGCACGTGGGCAAGAGCTATACGCTGCCTATGCTGTCCGTCTGCATCTTTCTCGGCATTGGCGCGGTGAGTGCCATCGTGCTGATGCGCCGCGAGTGGGCGCCGAAAGTCAACGAAGTCGTCGACTGA
- a CDS encoding DUF4148 domain-containing protein — MRSSLKHFALLATLVLPGFALAQSSEPTTRAQVHAHLVQLEKAGYNPYANDWLYPDGVKRAEATVAQQNAVANAAYGPGSNGTVESGH; from the coding sequence ATGCGATCGTCACTCAAACACTTCGCTCTACTCGCAACGCTCGTGCTCCCCGGTTTCGCGCTCGCGCAATCGAGCGAGCCCACGACTCGCGCGCAGGTTCACGCGCATCTCGTGCAGCTCGAGAAAGCGGGCTATAACCCGTATGCCAACGACTGGCTGTACCCCGACGGCGTCAAACGCGCCGAGGCCACCGTCGCGCAGCAAAATGCCGTTGCGAACGCCGCCTATGGTCCCGGCTCGAATGGCACGGTCGAGTCCGGTCATTGA
- a CDS encoding LysE family translocator: MHDSASMYQFLALGGMLAITPGPNMVYVMSRSIAQGRGAGLISLAGVMLGYLFYMFSAAFGITALVLKVPGASAMLGAAGSIYLVYLAWQAVKPGGRSPFEVRPLAQEPPLRLLAMGATTSLLNPKLAMLFISLLPQFIDHGRSDVFGQSLTLGSLLIAAFALANGSVAIASSGMATFLKRKPGLMLAQRWVMGVMLGALGINLAIDAARPFLTS; this comes from the coding sequence ATGCACGATTCCGCGTCGATGTATCAGTTCCTGGCGTTGGGCGGGATGCTCGCGATCACGCCCGGACCCAACATGGTGTACGTGATGTCGCGTTCGATTGCACAGGGACGCGGCGCGGGGCTCATTTCGCTGGCCGGCGTCATGCTCGGCTATCTGTTCTACATGTTCAGCGCCGCGTTCGGCATCACCGCACTGGTCCTCAAAGTGCCGGGCGCGAGCGCGATGCTCGGCGCAGCCGGTTCGATCTACCTCGTGTATCTTGCCTGGCAAGCCGTGAAGCCGGGCGGCCGTTCGCCGTTCGAAGTGCGCCCCCTGGCGCAGGAGCCGCCGCTCCGGCTTCTGGCGATGGGCGCCACGACCAGTTTGCTGAACCCGAAGCTCGCGATGCTTTTCATCTCGCTGCTGCCGCAATTCATCGACCACGGACGCAGCGACGTCTTCGGTCAATCCTTGACGCTCGGCTCGTTGCTGATTGCGGCGTTCGCACTCGCGAACGGGTCGGTCGCCATCGCGTCCAGCGGGATGGCGACGTTTCTCAAACGCAAACCCGGTCTGATGCTCGCCCAGCGATGGGTGATGGGAGTCATGCTGGGGGCGCTCGGCATCAATCTGGCGATTGACGCGGCGCGGCCTTTTTTGACGTCGTGA
- a CDS encoding LysR family transcriptional regulator — MKKLDLDVLEMIVAVADSGSFARAATAVFRSPSAVSMQIRTIEESLGKPLFVRDTRNVSVTAEGKRLADYGRRMLEMRDEAWASVVRPEVEGQVTIGVPDDYIASLLPQVLAKFAVMHPRVDIRVIGLPSIALVPMLKDDSIDLACLTRVKGLAGEFIRHEPIIWTGSEKRKIWLERPLPIAVFADGSTARDHAVRALRRENIKFRMNYESPSFLGLLAMVEAGLAIAPLAKCSVPANFIQLTESDGVPLMNDAEVVLARSARSARPPCDFLAQQILEEWKQ; from the coding sequence ATGAAAAAGCTCGATTTGGATGTGCTCGAGATGATCGTTGCCGTGGCGGACTCGGGGTCGTTTGCGAGGGCGGCAACGGCGGTGTTTCGATCGCCTTCGGCCGTCAGCATGCAGATTCGCACGATCGAAGAATCGCTCGGGAAGCCGCTGTTCGTACGGGACACCCGCAATGTGTCGGTGACAGCGGAGGGCAAGCGACTCGCGGACTACGGTCGTCGCATGCTGGAGATGCGCGACGAAGCGTGGGCTTCCGTCGTGCGGCCCGAAGTGGAGGGACAGGTCACGATCGGGGTGCCCGACGACTACATTGCTTCGTTGCTGCCTCAAGTGCTGGCGAAGTTCGCCGTCATGCATCCGCGCGTGGACATACGCGTGATCGGACTGCCCAGTATCGCGCTCGTGCCCATGCTGAAGGACGACAGTATCGACCTGGCCTGTCTCACCCGGGTAAAGGGTCTCGCGGGCGAGTTCATCCGGCATGAGCCCATCATCTGGACGGGCTCGGAAAAGCGCAAGATCTGGCTGGAGCGCCCCCTGCCCATCGCGGTATTCGCGGACGGCAGCACCGCGCGCGACCACGCGGTTCGCGCGTTGCGGCGCGAGAACATCAAGTTCCGCATGAACTACGAGAGCCCGAGTTTTCTCGGTTTGCTCGCCATGGTGGAGGCCGGGTTGGCGATCGCGCCGCTCGCCAAATGCAGCGTCCCGGCCAACTTCATCCAGTTGACGGAGAGCGATGGCGTGCCCCTCATGAACGACGCCGAAGTCGTGCTCGCGCGCAGCGCGCGGTCGGCCCGGCCGCCCTGCGATTTCCTGGCGCAACAGATCCTGGAAGAGTGGAAACAGTGA
- a CDS encoding BON domain-containing protein, with product MILRRILPLVVAGLLGVSAAAHAQNGATASSGARASDTAAAAPTNRQLAANVRHALHAARKQGLKSTYIRVRARDGVVTLSGVVASEQQIAFATQVAQSVSGVRAVQGQLEVRTDVRGFSGNQ from the coding sequence ATGATCCTTCGTCGTATCTTGCCGCTCGTCGTTGCCGGTCTGCTCGGCGTGAGCGCCGCCGCGCACGCACAGAATGGCGCCACGGCTTCGAGCGGCGCCCGCGCGTCCGACACGGCCGCCGCCGCGCCCACCAACCGGCAACTCGCCGCGAACGTGCGCCACGCCCTGCATGCGGCGCGCAAACAAGGCCTGAAGTCGACTTATATTCGCGTGCGTGCGCGCGACGGCGTCGTGACGTTGAGCGGCGTCGTGGCGAGCGAACAGCAGATCGCCTTCGCCACGCAGGTGGCGCAATCGGTGAGCGGCGTGCGTGCGGTGCAGGGCCAGCTCGAAGTGCGTACCGATGTGCGGGGATTTTCAGGGAACCAGTAA
- a CDS encoding porin, giving the protein MSASRPQSAIDKTEPRSNPKLKRVALAVRRAGLIAALCGVSHGACAQMTSDLFFSDYFQGVPYATTGAYTPGVRLYGAVDQSIGFTKGAQTAFVQQSGGEWTSKLGLYGVEDLGGGFRARFALENGFDAASGALGTSGTMFNREAWVALGSAKTGEVKFGLQDAVGVPLFVDVFGEVLTVSTVAYLAGWTYDLGPGASYQSLHISNAASYSSPWFGPFNAQVLVAMHSADSTAPTLSNRSIALNYFDGHLFGTVSYFGNYAVNGLNPSQYVRTDNISGGLLYDAGHYVLSAGYSFLAPRLQGDRVSSTYTLGALYRYQKRNDFRAEVVYRTVGGWVDHSYGVTLGYDYNLSKRTALYVRGSVIHNIGSAPTYSHYPYPYTQQPTLDNVSNAYTTGSGTAFYKTPHVVLIGMYHKF; this is encoded by the coding sequence ATGTCAGCAAGCCGCCCCCAATCCGCCATCGACAAGACGGAACCCCGCTCGAACCCGAAGCTCAAGCGCGTCGCGCTGGCCGTGCGCCGCGCCGGTCTGATCGCCGCGCTATGCGGCGTCAGCCACGGCGCTTGCGCGCAGATGACCTCGGACCTGTTCTTCAGCGACTACTTCCAGGGCGTGCCCTACGCGACCACGGGCGCCTACACGCCCGGCGTGCGTCTGTACGGCGCCGTCGACCAGTCGATCGGCTTCACGAAAGGCGCGCAGACCGCGTTCGTGCAGCAAAGCGGCGGCGAATGGACTTCGAAGCTCGGCCTGTACGGCGTCGAGGATCTCGGCGGCGGCTTCCGCGCGCGCTTCGCGCTCGAAAACGGCTTCGACGCGGCGAGCGGCGCGCTCGGCACCTCGGGCACGATGTTCAATCGCGAAGCCTGGGTCGCGCTCGGCTCGGCCAAAACCGGCGAGGTCAAGTTCGGCTTGCAGGATGCGGTGGGCGTGCCGCTGTTCGTCGACGTGTTCGGCGAAGTGCTGACGGTTTCGACAGTCGCGTATCTCGCGGGCTGGACCTACGACCTGGGTCCGGGCGCGAGCTATCAGTCGCTGCATATTTCGAATGCCGCGAGCTACTCCTCGCCGTGGTTCGGGCCGTTCAACGCCCAGGTGCTGGTGGCGATGCACAGCGCGGACTCGACCGCGCCCACGCTGAGCAACCGCTCCATCGCGCTGAATTACTTCGACGGCCACCTGTTCGGCACGGTCAGCTATTTCGGCAACTACGCGGTGAACGGCCTCAATCCGTCGCAATACGTGCGCACCGACAACATCTCGGGCGGCCTGCTCTACGACGCCGGACACTACGTGCTCTCCGCCGGCTACAGCTTTCTCGCGCCGCGCCTTCAGGGCGATCGCGTTTCGTCGACTTATACGCTCGGCGCGCTCTACCGCTACCAGAAGCGCAATGATTTTCGCGCCGAAGTCGTGTATCGCACGGTGGGCGGCTGGGTCGATCATTCGTATGGCGTGACGCTCGGCTACGACTACAACCTCTCGAAGCGCACCGCGCTCTACGTGCGCGGCTCGGTGATCCACAACATCGGCAGCGCGCCCACCTATAGCCACTATCCGTACCCGTACACGCAACAGCCCACGCTCGACAACGTCAGCAACGCCTATACCACCGGCAGCGGCACCGCGTTCTATAAAACGCCGCATGTCGTGCTGATCGGCATGTATCACAAGTTCTAG
- a CDS encoding M20 aminoacylase family protein encodes MTQQNAAAYAAYGDHTAATDRADYAALLATLRESEPAFIAIRHDLHAHPELGFEETRTARLVAQSLAQWGYEVTTGVGGTGVVGQLRRGSSPRAIGLRADMDALPIEEATGLPYASTVAKTMHACGHDGHTAILLAAAHHLAMHGRFDGTLNLIFQPAEEGLGGAARMIEDGLFTRFPCDRVFALHNAPGLPVGHFAVRHGCMLASSDSVTITVTGRGGHDAMPHLASDPVVAAASIVMALQSIVARNIEPTRAAVVTVGAIHAGQAGNVIPETATLQLSVRALDGETRNTLEARIREIATLQAQSYGATATVDYRAISRPLVNERVSTDLAIDTIEALAGAAALTRLPDAIMGSEDFSWMTEHLPGCYVLLGNGVGQTGGCVVHNPAYDFNDAAITWGAAWFVALSERYLHA; translated from the coding sequence ATGACACAGCAAAACGCCGCCGCATACGCCGCATACGGCGACCACACCGCAGCCACCGACCGCGCCGACTACGCCGCACTGCTCGCCACGTTGCGCGAGTCGGAGCCCGCTTTCATCGCGATTCGCCATGACCTGCACGCCCATCCCGAACTGGGCTTCGAGGAAACGCGCACCGCCCGCCTCGTCGCGCAATCGCTCGCGCAGTGGGGCTACGAAGTCACGACGGGCGTGGGCGGCACCGGCGTGGTCGGGCAGCTCCGGCGCGGCAGCTCGCCGCGCGCCATCGGCCTGCGCGCGGACATGGACGCGCTGCCGATCGAAGAAGCCACCGGTCTGCCCTACGCCAGCACCGTGGCGAAAACCATGCACGCCTGCGGACACGACGGTCACACGGCGATCCTGCTCGCGGCCGCCCACCACCTCGCGATGCACGGCCGGTTCGACGGCACGCTCAACCTGATCTTCCAGCCCGCCGAAGAAGGACTCGGCGGCGCCGCGCGCATGATCGAGGACGGCCTCTTCACGCGCTTTCCGTGCGACCGCGTGTTCGCGCTGCACAACGCGCCGGGGCTGCCCGTGGGGCACTTCGCGGTGCGTCACGGCTGCATGCTCGCCTCCTCGGACAGCGTGACGATCACCGTCACGGGACGCGGCGGTCACGACGCGATGCCGCATCTCGCGAGCGATCCCGTGGTGGCGGCGGCCAGCATCGTCATGGCGCTCCAGTCGATCGTGGCGCGCAACATCGAACCCACGCGCGCGGCCGTCGTGACGGTGGGCGCGATCCACGCGGGCCAGGCCGGCAACGTGATCCCGGAGACCGCCACGTTGCAGCTTTCCGTGCGCGCGCTCGACGGCGAAACGCGCAACACGCTCGAGGCGCGCATTCGCGAGATCGCCACGTTGCAGGCGCAGTCGTACGGCGCGACCGCCACGGTGGACTACCGCGCCATCTCGCGCCCGCTCGTCAACGAGCGCGTCTCCACCGACCTCGCCATCGACACGATCGAAGCGCTCGCGGGCGCCGCCGCGCTGACGCGCCTGCCCGACGCCATCATGGGCAGCGAAGACTTCTCGTGGATGACCGAGCACCTGCCCGGCTGCTACGTGCTGCTCGGCAACGGCGTGGGGCAGACGGGCGGCTGCGTCGTCCACAACCCCGCCTACGACTTCAACGACGCCGCCATTACGTGGGGCGCGGCGTGGTTCGTCGCGCTCAGCGAGCGTTATCTGCACGCCTGA